One window from the genome of Ananas comosus cultivar F153 linkage group 13, ASM154086v1, whole genome shotgun sequence encodes:
- the LOC109719065 gene encoding probable calcium-binding protein CML45: protein MEDTFFLDSIAYFLRSTLPCMITNFLQDLLLCSLNIVGLLCASLKLIITRNESFVDEEEEKEEDSRGERCDGCSDNEGELTYDDVTMVMRRLGVLGWSEKLEVCRSESKCRECSLVEEARVLMEEKEASLEELEEAFYVFDRNEDGFISPTELWSVMRRLGLQEGSRYKDCERMVGAFDGDGDGRISFPEFKSMMENTM, encoded by the coding sequence ATGGAGGACACCTTCTTCCTCGACTCGATCGCGTACTTCTTACGTTCCACTCTACCATGCATGATAACCAACTTCCTACAGGATCTCCTTTTGTGTAGCTTGAACATCGTCGGCCTCCTTTGCGCATCGCTCAAACTTATAATTACTCGAAACGAGTCTTTCGTCGACgaagaggaggaaaaagagGAGGATTCGCGCGGCGAGCGCTGCGATGGATGCAGCGACAACGAAGGAGAGCTGACGTATGACGATGTGACAATGGTGATGAGGAGACTAGGAGTGCTGGGCTGGAGCGAAAAGCTAGAGGTGTGTAGAAGTGAGAGCAAGTGCAGGGAATGTAGCTTGGTGGAAGAAGCTCGGGTGTTGATGGAGGAGAAAGAGGCGAGTTTGGAAGAGCTCGAAGAAGCGTTTTACGTGTTCGATCGGAACGAAGACGGTTTCATAAGCCCCACAGAGTTGTGGAGTGTGATGAGGAGATTGGGGTTGCAGGAGGGGTCGAGATATAAGGATTGTGAGAGGATGGTTGGAGCATTTGATGGAGATGGTGATGGGAGGATTAGCTTCCCTGAGTTTAAAAGCATGATGGAGAACACTATGTAG
- the LOC109719735 gene encoding uncharacterized protein LOC109719735 isoform X1, with protein MEVVALSTATWSLPPPPPPPQPLTSPSPPLSSLLFKSSPLKKQQPYLHISFKKERRYVLTPLRCSLGESPSTASSSSSSSSSASERWLLEPAGDGDSRHIGYRVPLPDAFEVASDTVTVGRLPENADVAIPVATVSRIHARLEKKKGNLFVTDLDSTNGTYIGYEKLKPGAATNVPPGSYITFGDIHLAMFRVSKIGVDAAAAEAGEVPAAVETLEQTS; from the exons ATGGAGGTAGTAGCACTATCAACAGCAACATGGTCTctacctcctccccctcctcctcctcaacctCTCAcctctccatctcctcctctctcctctctcctcttcaAGAGCTCTCCATTGAAGAAGCAACAACCTTATCTCCACATCTCCTTTAAGAAGGAGAGGAGGTACGTTCTCACCCCTTTGAGGTGCTCACTTGGTGAGAGCCCATCaactgcttcttcttcttcttcttcttcttcttctgcttcggAAAGATGGCTTCTTGAGCCTGCAG GTGATGGGGATTCACGGCACATCGGATACCGCGTTCCACTTCCTGATGCATTTGAAGTAGCTTCA GATACAGTGACTGTCGGTCGCCTTCCAGAGAACGCAGATGTAGCCATCCCTGTTGCCACTG TCTCTCGTATTCATGCCCGGCTTGAGAAAAAGAAGGGGAATTTATTCGTCACAGATTTGGACAGCACAAATGGAACATATATTGGTTACGAGAAGCTTAAACCTGGTGCCGCCACGAATGTACCCCCTGGGAGCTACATAACTTTTG GTGATATCCACCTGGCTATGTTTCGCGTTTCGAAGATCGGAGttgatgctgctgctgcagaAGCAGGAGAGGTACCTGCTGCAGTTGAAACTTTGGAACAAACCAGCTGA
- the LOC109719735 gene encoding uncharacterized protein LOC109719735 isoform X2, translating to MEVVALSTATWSLPPPPPPPQPLTSPSPPLSSLLFKSSPLKKQQPYLHISFKKERRYVLTPLRCSLGDGDSRHIGYRVPLPDAFEVASDTVTVGRLPENADVAIPVATVSRIHARLEKKKGNLFVTDLDSTNGTYIGYEKLKPGAATNVPPGSYITFGDIHLAMFRVSKIGVDAAAAEAGEVPAAVETLEQTS from the exons ATGGAGGTAGTAGCACTATCAACAGCAACATGGTCTctacctcctccccctcctcctcctcaacctCTCAcctctccatctcctcctctctcctctctcctcttcaAGAGCTCTCCATTGAAGAAGCAACAACCTTATCTCCACATCTCCTTTAAGAAGGAGAGGAGGTACGTTCTCACCCCTTTGAGGTGCTCACTTG GTGATGGGGATTCACGGCACATCGGATACCGCGTTCCACTTCCTGATGCATTTGAAGTAGCTTCA GATACAGTGACTGTCGGTCGCCTTCCAGAGAACGCAGATGTAGCCATCCCTGTTGCCACTG TCTCTCGTATTCATGCCCGGCTTGAGAAAAAGAAGGGGAATTTATTCGTCACAGATTTGGACAGCACAAATGGAACATATATTGGTTACGAGAAGCTTAAACCTGGTGCCGCCACGAATGTACCCCCTGGGAGCTACATAACTTTTG GTGATATCCACCTGGCTATGTTTCGCGTTTCGAAGATCGGAGttgatgctgctgctgcagaAGCAGGAGAGGTACCTGCTGCAGTTGAAACTTTGGAACAAACCAGCTGA